From Micromonospora echinospora, one genomic window encodes:
- a CDS encoding DUF397 domain-containing protein: MDLTGAQWRKSTRSGGNGGDCVEVADNLPGVVGVRDSKDPAGPALTFPPAAWRAFVGSVAQR, translated from the coding sequence ATGGACCTGACCGGGGCGCAGTGGCGCAAAAGCACTCGCAGTGGCGGTAACGGCGGCGACTGTGTAGAGGTCGCCGACAACCTTCCCGGGGTCGTCGGTGTCCGGGACTCGAAGGACCCGGCAGGGCCGGCGCTGACCTTCCCGCCCGCAGCCTGGCGGGCGTTCGTGGGCAGCGTGGCGCAGCGCTGA
- a CDS encoding DUF5753 domain-containing protein, with the protein MNHAFVAALAEAGHTAESLAGQIGVHPKTAQRWANPGHIPQSRHRVAVAKLLGRDVDTLWPDVGLRREPVWFRPWVDIEREAATLRAYQLAWVPGLLQTEAYARATLAGGVLCTDAVDELVAARLGRQSILTRERGPLLVAVLDEGVLRRRVGGDRALMAAQLAHLVQCADLPSVQLHVVPADAPSYPGLDGPFTIADMPEGARVAHVDSPARAAILDQPSDLVTLERRWERIRGEALPRGRSLDLIMEAAKTWT; encoded by the coding sequence ATGAATCACGCGTTTGTCGCGGCGCTCGCCGAGGCAGGGCACACAGCGGAAAGCCTCGCAGGTCAGATAGGGGTACACCCGAAGACCGCGCAACGCTGGGCAAACCCTGGGCACATTCCACAGAGTCGCCACCGCGTCGCCGTCGCAAAACTGCTCGGGCGAGATGTCGACACACTATGGCCGGACGTCGGGCTACGCCGCGAGCCCGTCTGGTTCCGCCCGTGGGTCGACATCGAACGCGAGGCCGCCACGCTGCGCGCGTATCAGCTCGCGTGGGTGCCCGGCTTGCTTCAGACCGAGGCGTACGCGCGGGCGACCCTCGCGGGCGGGGTGCTGTGCACCGACGCGGTAGACGAGCTGGTCGCCGCGAGGCTCGGCCGGCAGTCCATCCTCACGCGGGAGCGCGGGCCCCTGCTCGTCGCCGTACTGGACGAAGGCGTACTGCGGCGGCGCGTCGGCGGCGACCGGGCACTCATGGCCGCGCAGCTCGCCCACCTCGTACAGTGCGCCGACCTGCCCAGCGTGCAACTTCACGTCGTGCCGGCGGACGCGCCCAGCTACCCGGGCCTTGACGGGCCCTTCACGATCGCCGACATGCCCGAAGGCGCACGGGTCGCACACGTCGACAGCCCCGCGCGGGCGGCGATACTCGACCAGCCCTCCGACCTTGTTACCCTTGAGCGGCGGTGGGAGCGCATTCGAGGTGAGGCGCTTCCGCGAGGAAGATCCCTAGACCTCATCATGGAAGCGGCGAAGACATGGACCTGA
- a CDS encoding flavin reductase has translation MPRPHPGSTHVYSRPAWRCRTCGAPWPCQPAKLRLLGEYKKDRLALSMYLGTLLDVAVSEVPADSGENLLERFVSWARPPRRPRY, from the coding sequence ATGCCTCGGCCCCACCCCGGTAGCACGCACGTCTACAGTCGCCCGGCGTGGCGTTGCCGGACGTGTGGGGCCCCGTGGCCGTGTCAGCCGGCGAAGCTGCGTCTCCTCGGCGAGTACAAGAAAGACCGGCTCGCCCTGTCGATGTACCTCGGGACGCTGCTCGACGTCGCGGTGTCCGAGGTGCCCGCCGACAGTGGAGAGAACCTGCTCGAACGCTTCGTGTCGTGGGCGCGTCCGCCGCGCCGGCCGAGGTACTGA